A part of Schistosoma mansoni strain Puerto Rico chromosome W, complete genome genomic DNA contains:
- a CDS encoding putative dna-binding protein inhibitor — protein sequence MTRTSCRSPVSRLSKHRKHANSVKFDTPPTEMKRCLVKLKRMVPTIERNKKVNQLELLQHVIDYIQDLEKTLQYPEDILTSVNVSKCSSPKENQSLVHL from the exons ATGACACGTACAAGCTGTCGTTCTCCAGTTTCTCGTTTGTCTAAACATCGCAAACACGCGAATAGCGTCAAATTTGATACACCACCAACTGAAATGAAACGATGTTTGGTCAAACTGAAGAGAATGGTGCCAACTATAGAACGAAATAAGAAAGTTAACCAGTTGGAATTATTGCAACATGTTATTGATTATATACAAGACTTGGAAAAAACCCTTCAATATCCTGAGGATATATTAACATCCGTCAACGTATCTAAATGTTCGAGTCCGAAAGAAAA TCAATCACTTGTGCATCTTTAA